The following are encoded in a window of Massilia sp. R2A-15 genomic DNA:
- a CDS encoding phospholipase A codes for MKLRTSALISTLLIAAAPAHAGETEQHLLRCSILGDSSARLGCFDALSKQVEAAEASVPVVAAAPTLAEPQIAAKPTPKVKAPDTPVSRMTQDWELNPDAKRGRYSVHPLLDNYLLVANQSNATNDRPFRAYRPDGYESKHVELTYQLSFKAKVLEGIGNLPIDIWAAYTQKSFWQAYARRYSSPFRETNYRPEIMAVVPVNQQMGDVNLRFVSIGAVHESNGQGMTLSRSWNRVYGQAGLESGNLGVIARVWKRLDNEKSNNDNPDITDYLGHGDVRITYRDKGFEYTAMLRRNFDTGHGAVQAGVAFPLVNNLKGYAQAFAGYGQSLIDYNYSQKSLGAGILMDF; via the coding sequence TTGCTCCATCCTTGGCGACTCCAGCGCCCGCCTGGGCTGCTTCGATGCGCTGTCGAAGCAGGTCGAGGCTGCCGAAGCCAGCGTGCCGGTGGTTGCCGCCGCGCCGACCTTGGCCGAGCCGCAGATCGCCGCCAAGCCGACGCCGAAAGTGAAGGCGCCCGACACTCCGGTCTCGCGCATGACGCAGGATTGGGAACTCAATCCCGACGCGAAGCGTGGACGCTACTCGGTGCATCCGCTGCTCGACAACTACTTGCTGGTCGCGAACCAGAGCAACGCCACCAACGACCGGCCGTTCCGAGCCTATCGACCAGATGGCTACGAATCGAAGCACGTCGAGCTGACCTATCAGCTCAGCTTCAAGGCGAAAGTTTTGGAAGGCATCGGCAATCTGCCGATCGACATCTGGGCGGCGTACACGCAAAAGAGTTTCTGGCAGGCGTACGCGCGCCGGTACTCGAGCCCGTTTCGCGAAACGAACTATCGGCCGGAGATCATGGCGGTCGTGCCGGTCAATCAGCAGATGGGCGACGTCAACCTGCGCTTCGTGTCGATCGGCGCGGTGCACGAATCGAATGGGCAGGGGATGACCTTGTCGCGCAGCTGGAATCGCGTCTACGGCCAGGCCGGACTGGAGAGCGGCAACCTCGGCGTGATCGCGCGCGTGTGGAAGCGGCTCGATAACGAAAAGTCGAACAACGACAATCCGGACATCACCGATTACCTCGGGCATGGCGATGTGCGCATCACTTACCGCGACAAGGGCTTCGAATATACGGCGATGTTGCGCAGGAATTTCGACACGGGGCATGGCGCGGTGCAGGCAGGCGTGGCGTTCCCGCTGGTGAATAATCTTAAGGGCTACGCGCAGGCGTTCGCGGGTTACGGGCAGAGCCTGATCGACTACAACTACTCGCAGAAATCGCTCGGCGCCGGCATTCTGATGGATTTCTGA
- a CDS encoding aldo/keto reductase, whose amino-acid sequence MRYHPLGHTGLFVSELCLGTMTFGGSEGMWGKIGSLQQSEAEQLIGKAFHAGINFIDTADVYAGGASEQITGQALKNLNIPRDEIVIATKVFGDTGHGPNARGSSRTHITNGLKASLKRLQLDYVDLYQLHGFDPATPIEETLRALDQMVRHGHVRHIGVSNWAAWQIVKALGISERLGLARFESLQAYYSVAGRDIERELIPMLASEGLGLMVWSPLAGGLLSGKYGRNQQAEEGSRRVAFDFPPVDKERAWDCIDAMHPIALQHGVSIARVALAWLLHQPQVTSVIIGAKRPEQLADNIAATNVRLTPHDLERIAAASALSTEYPGWMIELQGGYRRNQMAESRRPST is encoded by the coding sequence ATGCGCTATCACCCGCTCGGCCATACCGGGCTGTTCGTCTCCGAGCTTTGCCTCGGCACCATGACCTTCGGCGGCTCGGAAGGCATGTGGGGCAAGATCGGCTCCCTGCAGCAATCCGAGGCCGAACAGCTGATCGGCAAGGCCTTCCACGCGGGCATCAACTTCATCGATACCGCCGACGTCTATGCCGGCGGCGCCTCGGAACAGATCACCGGCCAGGCGCTGAAAAACCTTAACATCCCGCGCGACGAAATCGTCATCGCGACCAAGGTGTTCGGCGACACCGGCCACGGCCCGAACGCGCGCGGCTCGTCGCGCACCCACATCACCAACGGCCTCAAAGCCAGCCTCAAGCGGCTGCAGCTCGATTACGTCGACCTGTACCAGCTGCACGGCTTCGACCCCGCCACGCCCATCGAGGAGACCCTGCGCGCGCTCGACCAGATGGTGCGACACGGCCACGTGCGCCACATCGGTGTGTCCAACTGGGCGGCGTGGCAGATCGTCAAGGCGCTCGGCATCTCCGAACGCCTTGGCCTGGCGCGCTTCGAATCGCTGCAGGCCTACTACAGCGTGGCCGGCCGCGACATCGAACGCGAACTGATCCCCATGCTCGCCAGCGAAGGCCTCGGCCTGATGGTCTGGAGCCCGCTCGCAGGTGGTCTGTTGAGCGGCAAGTACGGCCGCAACCAGCAAGCCGAGGAGGGTAGCCGCCGCGTCGCCTTCGATTTTCCGCCGGTCGACAAGGAGCGCGCCTGGGATTGCATCGACGCGATGCACCCGATCGCGCTGCAGCACGGCGTGTCGATCGCGCGCGTCGCGCTGGCCTGGCTGCTGCATCAGCCGCAAGTCACCAGCGTCATCATCGGCGCCAAGCGCCCGGAGCAGCTTGCCGACAACATCGCCGCCACCAATGTGCGCCTCACGCCACATGACCTCGAACGCATCGCCGCCGCCAGCGCCTTGTCGACCGAATACCCCGGCTGGATGATCGAACTCCAGGGCGGATACCGCCGCAACCAGATGGCAGAATCGCGCAGACCATCAACCTGA
- a CDS encoding VOC family protein, with product MLNQKEAIAMIAVKNIQEAARFYEGTLGLERAGTEGEEVITYRSGSTRINVYHSQFAGTNKATSVVWNVGDEMESIVASLKSKGVAFEHYDMPGLTLQGDIHVGGGMKVAWFKDPDGNILSLVTG from the coding sequence ATGCTGAATCAAAAAGAGGCGATCGCCATGATCGCCGTGAAGAACATCCAAGAGGCGGCCAGATTCTACGAAGGCACGCTGGGCCTGGAGCGCGCCGGCACCGAGGGCGAGGAAGTCATCACCTACCGCAGCGGCAGCACGCGCATCAATGTCTATCACTCGCAATTTGCGGGCACCAACAAGGCGACGTCGGTGGTGTGGAACGTCGGCGATGAGATGGAATCGATTGTCGCGTCGCTGAAATCGAAAGGCGTCGCGTTCGAGCATTACGACATGCCGGGCCTCACGCTGCAGGGCGATATCCACGTCGGCGGCGGCATGAAGGTCGCGTGGTTCAAGGACCCCGACGGCAATATCCTCAGTCTCGTCACTGGCTAA
- a CDS encoding EF-hand domain-containing protein yields MISMKKLLIGSVVLGAGALVTSLAMAKDKHASVDNEFAMMDTDKDGKISAAEHAAGAKAMFEKMDANKDGKVTADEMAAAHQAMTGNKAKKGDMSAAEKIKMVDSDGDGVLTAAEHAKASEEMFAKMDTNKDGFLSKEEMAAGHASMMKKGK; encoded by the coding sequence ATGATCTCGATGAAAAAACTGCTGATTGGATCGGTCGTGCTTGGCGCCGGCGCGCTCGTCACTTCGCTCGCAATGGCGAAGGACAAGCATGCATCGGTGGACAACGAATTCGCGATGATGGACACCGACAAGGATGGCAAGATCTCCGCCGCCGAGCACGCGGCCGGCGCGAAGGCCATGTTCGAGAAGATGGATGCAAACAAGGACGGCAAGGTGACGGCCGATGAGATGGCCGCGGCGCATCAGGCCATGACCGGCAACAAGGCGAAGAAGGGCGATATGTCGGCCGCCGAGAAAATCAAGATGGTCGATTCGGATGGCGACGGCGTGCTGACGGCCGCGGAGCACGCGAAAGCATCGGAGGAAATGTTCGCGAAGATGGACACCAACAAGGATGGCTTCCTGTCGAAGGAAGAGATGGCGGCGGGGCACGCCAGCATGATGAAAAAAGGTAAGTGA
- a CDS encoding DUF5615 family PIN-like protein, producing MKFLVDSQLPLALARHLTSQGIPCVHVNEVGLGSAADTEIWRYAKMNRMTIVSKDGDFAMLIHAKHSPPQLVWVRIGNCRSIDLISAFDRGWPSVEHSLVAGVPIVELR from the coding sequence TTGAAGTTCCTGGTCGATAGCCAGCTCCCGTTAGCGCTCGCACGCCACCTTACCTCGCAAGGTATTCCCTGCGTCCATGTGAACGAGGTAGGGTTAGGTTCTGCTGCGGACACAGAGATTTGGCGCTATGCCAAGATGAATCGCATGACCATCGTCTCCAAAGATGGGGACTTTGCCATGCTGATTCACGCGAAACATTCACCGCCCCAGCTCGTTTGGGTTCGGATCGGAAACTGTCGAAGCATCGATCTGATTTCGGCTTTTGACCGTGGTTGGCCGAGCGTCGAACATTCCCTCGTCGCAGGCGTCCCAATAGTCGAGCTTCGGTAA
- a CDS encoding DUF433 domain-containing protein: MDLHSISRITVESEKCGGRPCIRGMRIRVTDILALLGAGASINEILDDFPELEREDILASLNYAAEKLDSNAARN; encoded by the coding sequence GTGGATCTGCATTCAATCTCTCGAATCACTGTTGAGTCGGAGAAGTGCGGCGGTCGCCCCTGCATTCGGGGTATGCGCATCAGAGTGACTGATATTTTGGCGCTGCTTGGAGCTGGCGCCTCGATCAACGAGATTCTCGATGATTTTCCCGAGCTCGAACGTGAGGACATTCTCGCCTCGCTGAATTACGCTGCGGAGAAGCTCGATAGCAACGCGGCCAGGAATTGA
- a CDS encoding M28 family peptidase encodes MQNKLFCAIAGALFTSAAFAAPAPTVHEAPLRAHLQFLSSDVLEGRGTGQRGADLTVAYLEAQALAAGLKPANGDSYRQSVKIAGVKAIPQDSKVVLESGGHAQTLTFGKDWVWAPGDAKAVHTMDADMVFVGYGITAPEQGGWDDYKGIDVKGKVLVMMVNDPMPTAEEPDRFNGKGLTYYGRWTYKFEEAARRGAAGVLLIHTDASASYGWSVVQNSWTAERFQLASGKGGAGMEGWMTESTARALFKAAGQDLDALRAAAERKDFKPVALAAKVRGEARAAVRLVEQFNIAGIVPGTDPKLKDEVVIYSAHWDHLGKQGTSGDTIYNGAVDNASGSAALLAMAQEAVKAPAKRSQMFLWVAAEEQGLLGSAAYAAAPLWPAAKTAANLNLDSLNWVGATRDISVGGSERTELGAMAAATAKAMGLTIAPQKPDLSGGYFRSDHFSFAKSGIPAFSVGGGSDYLKDADAAKAKRKVYGEEHYHQVSDEYDPRWDMSGMVQQAQYTLNLGRMVADAPKMPAWKAGDAFGKVREGGM; translated from the coding sequence ATGCAAAACAAGCTTTTCTGCGCCATCGCGGGCGCACTGTTCACCAGCGCTGCGTTCGCGGCGCCGGCGCCCACCGTCCATGAAGCGCCGCTGCGCGCGCACCTCCAGTTCCTGTCGAGCGACGTGCTCGAAGGCCGCGGCACCGGCCAGCGCGGGGCCGACCTGACCGTCGCCTACCTCGAAGCGCAGGCGCTGGCCGCAGGCCTGAAGCCGGCCAACGGCGACAGCTATCGCCAGAGCGTGAAGATCGCCGGCGTCAAGGCGATCCCGCAGGACAGCAAGGTGGTGCTGGAATCGGGCGGCCATGCGCAGACGCTCACCTTCGGCAAGGACTGGGTGTGGGCGCCGGGCGACGCCAAGGCGGTGCACACGATGGACGCCGACATGGTGTTCGTCGGTTACGGCATCACCGCGCCGGAGCAAGGCGGATGGGACGACTACAAGGGCATCGACGTCAAGGGCAAGGTGCTGGTCATGATGGTCAACGACCCGATGCCGACGGCCGAGGAGCCGGACCGCTTCAACGGCAAGGGCCTGACCTACTACGGCCGCTGGACCTACAAGTTCGAGGAGGCTGCGCGCCGCGGCGCCGCCGGCGTTCTGCTGATTCACACCGACGCATCGGCATCGTACGGCTGGAGCGTGGTGCAGAACAGCTGGACCGCCGAGCGCTTCCAGCTGGCCAGCGGCAAGGGCGGCGCCGGCATGGAAGGCTGGATGACCGAGTCCACCGCGCGCGCGCTATTCAAGGCGGCGGGACAGGATCTCGACGCGCTGCGCGCGGCGGCAGAGCGCAAGGATTTCAAGCCTGTGGCGCTCGCGGCCAAGGTCAGGGGCGAGGCGCGCGCGGCGGTGCGCCTGGTGGAGCAGTTCAACATCGCCGGCATCGTGCCGGGCACCGATCCGAAGCTGAAGGACGAAGTGGTCATCTACAGCGCGCACTGGGATCACCTGGGCAAGCAGGGAACCAGCGGCGACACGATCTACAACGGCGCGGTGGACAACGCGTCCGGCTCGGCGGCGCTGCTGGCGATGGCGCAGGAGGCGGTGAAGGCGCCGGCCAAACGCAGCCAGATGTTCCTGTGGGTGGCGGCTGAAGAACAGGGGCTGCTGGGCAGCGCGGCGTACGCGGCGGCGCCTTTGTGGCCGGCGGCGAAGACCGCGGCCAACCTGAATCTCGATAGCCTGAACTGGGTGGGCGCGACGCGCGACATCAGCGTGGGCGGCAGCGAGCGCACCGAGCTTGGCGCGATGGCCGCGGCGACGGCGAAGGCGATGGGGCTGACGATCGCGCCGCAGAAGCCGGACCTGTCGGGCGGCTACTTCCGCAGCGACCACTTCTCGTTTGCGAAGTCGGGGATTCCGGCGTTTTCGGTCGGCGGCGGCAGCGACTACCTGAAAGATGCCGACGCGGCCAAGGCCAAGCGCAAGGTATATGGCGAAGAACACTATCATCAGGTGTCGGATGAATACGATCCGCGCTGGGATATGAGCGGCATGGTGCAGCAGGCGCAGTACACGCTGAACCTGGGGCGCATGGTGGCCGACGCGCCGAAGATGCCGGCGTGGAAAGCGGGCGATGCGTTCGGCAAGGTGCGCGAGGGCGGGATGTAA
- a CDS encoding M28 family peptidase yields the protein MLKNRVVRRSIAAVIALTVVAAIGWLALRPAAPAPSAFSTQRALADVRFLAEKPRPIASAANTEAREYILAQLRAMGLEPEVQTAMAQKNTMDRRRNAQIALGMVNNIVVLKPGTAPDHARRPALLLATGYDTTERSLGAAATAAPVAAMLEALRMLQAGAPLANDVVVLFADGERVGGLGALGFASQHPLAKHIGLAIRFDSGGSAGAPVLIGASGNDSAAIRGFARAAPNATGSSAMQAIYPFVSGELQMGAIGTLGTARLHIANLEGSNGSGLRSRDTPGRLDPNTVRQMGETMAALARYFGDAPNAMGSGPQGQTPAVHGDSIYFNVPGVGVVSYSVGAVWALTRLTCLLLAIVTCIALHRGDVTIREISDAAIGFLFIAAILVLAAALVWGCVPSLHRGYDAYNYGAGTRDLWFLGGFSALGTALFVLLQRGFRRAVGNAAASLGPLLVAVLLLLLASWKFPHASYVLAWPLIATLIAYGALYTPGANRWPGIRRALVLFAGAAPAVALIAPLVKDVYTLASPEHTALPMIALALLLGMASVLLTAQRRFIVRGLAAASAACFAVASAAAPYGTEPIPQPNRMVYLKDAYTWKSYWMMPAGPLDSWARRFFPPQAQARVQVDAFGYGSPKVWLAPAPRTPVAFPDLATVKDDDDGNLRKVEFTLQSKEDVPFVDLTLSGSDAFRTFVNGRPLTNIRTASWTLNLYGMGGRKLDFRFELESDKRAVVLVHERVPGLPQNGGPERPANALPPVTPMTATTISTDRLVFR from the coding sequence ATGTTGAAAAATCGTGTAGTGCGCCGCTCGATAGCGGCGGTGATCGCGTTGACAGTTGTGGCGGCGATTGGCTGGCTGGCGCTGCGGCCCGCCGCGCCGGCGCCATCGGCCTTTTCGACGCAGCGCGCGCTGGCCGACGTGCGCTTCCTGGCGGAGAAGCCGCGGCCGATCGCCAGCGCGGCCAACACCGAAGCGCGCGAATACATCCTGGCGCAGCTGCGCGCGATGGGACTCGAGCCCGAAGTGCAGACGGCGATGGCGCAAAAGAACACCATGGACCGGCGCCGCAACGCGCAGATCGCGCTCGGCATGGTCAACAACATTGTCGTGCTCAAGCCCGGCACGGCGCCCGACCATGCGCGCCGGCCCGCGCTGCTGCTGGCGACAGGATACGACACCACCGAGCGCAGCCTGGGCGCGGCGGCCACCGCGGCGCCGGTCGCGGCGATGCTCGAAGCGCTGCGCATGCTGCAGGCCGGCGCGCCGCTCGCCAACGACGTGGTGGTGCTGTTCGCCGACGGCGAACGGGTCGGCGGCCTTGGCGCGCTGGGGTTCGCCAGCCAGCACCCGCTTGCCAAACACATTGGCCTGGCGATCCGGTTCGACAGCGGCGGCAGCGCCGGTGCGCCGGTGCTGATCGGCGCCAGCGGCAACGATAGCGCGGCGATCCGCGGCTTCGCGCGCGCGGCCCCAAACGCCACCGGATCGTCGGCGATGCAGGCGATCTATCCGTTCGTGTCGGGCGAGCTGCAAATGGGCGCGATCGGGACATTGGGAACGGCGCGGCTGCACATCGCCAATCTCGAAGGCAGCAACGGCAGCGGACTGCGATCGCGCGATACGCCGGGGCGGCTCGATCCAAACACTGTCCGGCAAATGGGGGAGACGATGGCGGCGCTGGCGCGGTACTTTGGTGACGCGCCGAATGCAATGGGGTCAGGTCCGCAGGGCCAGACCCCCGCCGTCCATGGCGATTCGATCTATTTCAATGTGCCGGGCGTGGGCGTCGTCAGCTACTCGGTCGGCGCGGTATGGGCGCTGACCCGCCTCACCTGCCTGCTGCTGGCGATCGTCACCTGCATCGCGCTGCATCGCGGCGACGTGACGATCCGCGAAATCTCCGACGCCGCGATCGGCTTCCTGTTCATCGCCGCGATTCTCGTTCTGGCCGCGGCGCTGGTGTGGGGTTGCGTGCCGTCGCTGCACCGCGGGTACGACGCGTACAACTACGGCGCCGGCACCCGCGACCTGTGGTTCCTCGGCGGCTTTTCGGCGCTCGGCACCGCGCTGTTCGTGCTGCTGCAGCGCGGCTTCCGGCGCGCAGTGGGCAACGCGGCGGCTTCGCTCGGCCCGCTGCTGGTGGCGGTGCTGCTGCTGTTGCTGGCCAGCTGGAAGTTCCCGCACGCGAGCTACGTGCTGGCGTGGCCGCTGATCGCCACCCTCATCGCGTACGGCGCGCTGTACACGCCCGGCGCGAACCGCTGGCCGGGAATCCGCCGCGCGCTGGTGCTGTTTGCCGGCGCCGCGCCGGCCGTCGCGCTGATCGCGCCGCTGGTAAAGGACGTCTACACGCTCGCCTCGCCCGAACACACCGCGCTGCCGATGATCGCACTCGCGCTGCTGCTGGGGATGGCCAGCGTGCTGCTGACGGCGCAGCGCCGCTTCATCGTGCGCGGCCTGGCGGCGGCCAGCGCGGCCTGCTTCGCGGTCGCCAGCGCGGCGGCGCCGTACGGCACAGAGCCGATTCCGCAGCCGAACCGCATGGTCTACCTGAAGGACGCGTACACGTGGAAGTCGTACTGGATGATGCCGGCCGGCCCGCTCGACAGCTGGGCGCGCCGCTTCTTCCCGCCGCAGGCGCAGGCGCGCGTGCAGGTGGACGCCTTCGGCTACGGCAGCCCGAAGGTGTGGCTGGCGCCGGCGCCGCGCACGCCGGTGGCGTTTCCGGACCTGGCGACGGTCAAGGATGACGACGACGGCAACCTGCGCAAAGTCGAGTTCACGCTGCAGTCCAAAGAGGACGTGCCCTTTGTCGACCTGACGCTGAGCGGATCGGACGCTTTCCGCACCTTTGTGAACGGGCGGCCGCTGACCAACATCCGCACCGCCAGCTGGACACTGAACCTGTACGGCATGGGCGGCCGCAAGCTCGACTTCCGCTTCGAGCTCGAATCGGACAAGCGTGCGGTAGTCCTGGTGCATGAACGCGTGCCGGGCCTGCCGCAGAACGGCGGGCCGGAGCGGCCGGCGAATGCACTGCCGCCGGTGACGCCGATGACGGCGACGACGATCAGCACGGACCGGCTGGTGTTCAGATAG
- a CDS encoding S41 family peptidase, with product MNMKWVFGPVLVSVALIGMVAALPTILPMWQEYRPKPTVLIDRAVRAQAIDALVAEVHAHYVFPDKAEPIETLLRQRQRNGDYDAITSGEQLAKVLTDDMASVAHDLHIRVEFSADVLPAEFRPPAARPAADQGPFFMRWIDSLGRSMAAFGVGKTERLPSNIGYLELKGFFPPHLVGDKYAAAMDKLADTGALIIDLRRNGGGSPHSVALLASYFVDQRTRLNDIWSRDTGESTQFWTQDSLAGKRYGGQKKVAILVGPGTRSAGEDFAYTMQAMKRATVIGARTWGGAHPTAPFRLGDHFVGLIPNARSISPITHGNWEGAGVIPDIAVAPADAMAVAQDLLLRRETRNAATRVALPQT from the coding sequence ATGAACATGAAGTGGGTCTTCGGACCTGTACTGGTGTCGGTCGCGCTGATCGGCATGGTCGCCGCGTTGCCGACTATCCTGCCGATGTGGCAAGAGTACCGGCCGAAGCCGACGGTGCTCATCGACCGCGCGGTGCGCGCGCAGGCGATCGATGCGCTGGTAGCTGAAGTCCATGCGCATTACGTTTTCCCGGACAAGGCCGAGCCAATCGAGACACTGCTGCGCCAGCGCCAGCGCAATGGCGACTACGACGCCATCACCAGCGGCGAGCAGCTGGCGAAGGTGCTGACCGACGACATGGCGTCGGTGGCGCATGACCTGCACATAAGAGTGGAGTTCAGCGCGGACGTGCTGCCGGCCGAATTCCGGCCCCCGGCGGCGCGTCCGGCCGCGGACCAGGGGCCGTTCTTCATGCGCTGGATCGACTCGCTGGGCCGCAGCATGGCCGCATTCGGCGTCGGCAAGACTGAGCGCCTTCCATCCAACATCGGCTACCTCGAACTCAAAGGTTTCTTTCCTCCTCACCTGGTGGGCGACAAGTACGCCGCGGCGATGGACAAGCTGGCCGACACTGGCGCTTTGATCATCGACCTGCGCCGCAACGGCGGCGGCTCCCCGCACTCGGTCGCCCTGCTGGCCAGCTATTTCGTCGACCAGCGCACACGACTGAACGACATCTGGTCGCGCGACACCGGCGAATCGACGCAGTTCTGGACGCAGGACAGCCTGGCCGGCAAACGGTACGGCGGCCAGAAGAAGGTGGCGATTTTGGTTGGCCCTGGCACCCGTTCCGCGGGCGAGGATTTTGCGTACACGATGCAGGCGATGAAGCGCGCCACCGTGATCGGCGCGCGCACCTGGGGCGGCGCCCATCCGACCGCCCCATTTCGGCTCGGCGACCATTTCGTCGGCCTGATCCCGAACGCACGCAGCATCAGCCCGATCACCCACGGCAACTGGGAGGGCGCCGGCGTGATCCCGGATATCGCGGTGGCGCCGGCCGATGCGATGGCGGTGGCGCAGGACCTGCTGCTGCGGCGCGAGACGCGCAATGCGGCCACGCGGGTCGCGCTGCCGCAGACGTAA
- a CDS encoding energy transducer TonB gives MHFTQMNDKGGTKFSKLAIVAALHVAVGAMFVHSLNTRGIKMPKMPEELVVMFTPEAPPPPPPPPEPPKPMPKVAPPQVVAPPVEVQVQQPPPPDAVAAVVSTDPAPQPATPSQAPEAPAAPPSSNPGVMHTAVLADANGCAKPDYPARAMRNGESGTVTLALLVGTDGKVANARVQSSSGSKELDKAAISALSMCKFKPAMSGGVPEQAWAQLAYVWTLEQ, from the coding sequence ATGCATTTCACACAAATGAATGACAAGGGTGGTACCAAGTTCAGCAAGCTGGCCATCGTCGCCGCGCTGCACGTCGCAGTTGGCGCGATGTTCGTCCACAGCCTCAATACACGCGGCATCAAGATGCCGAAGATGCCGGAGGAGCTGGTCGTGATGTTCACGCCGGAAGCGCCGCCGCCGCCACCGCCGCCGCCTGAACCACCGAAGCCGATGCCGAAAGTGGCGCCGCCGCAGGTCGTCGCGCCGCCGGTCGAGGTGCAGGTGCAGCAGCCACCGCCGCCTGACGCCGTCGCCGCGGTCGTGTCCACCGATCCGGCGCCGCAGCCGGCCACGCCTAGCCAGGCGCCCGAAGCGCCGGCCGCGCCGCCATCGTCGAACCCCGGCGTGATGCATACCGCGGTGCTGGCCGACGCCAACGGTTGCGCCAAGCCTGACTACCCTGCGCGCGCCATGCGCAATGGCGAGAGCGGCACCGTGACGCTGGCCCTGCTGGTCGGCACCGACGGCAAGGTTGCCAATGCGCGGGTGCAGAGCAGCAGCGGTTCGAAGGAACTGGACAAGGCCGCGATCTCGGCCCTCAGTATGTGCAAGTTCAAGCCGGCCATGAGCGGCGGCGTTCCTGAACAGGCGTGGGCGCAGCTCGCCTATGTCTGGACGCTGGAGCAATAA
- a CDS encoding response regulator transcription factor — translation MQAVTKPIRVMLADDHPIVMTGFAMSLAGVGMDVVGQARSPDEAAAMYAEMKPDVLVLDIRFGTELTGLDAARGLLGTYPAANIVFLSQFDQDSLIKETYRLGARAFVTKDCDPADLATAVRHANDGKLYFLPQIAERLANLSVRGDVSPQSQLDQRGLEIFKLMAEGLTNAEIADKLNLSTKTISNISQSVKEKLGVHRQAYITKLAVKHGLIEP, via the coding sequence GTGCAAGCCGTTACAAAACCGATTCGCGTGATGCTCGCCGACGACCATCCGATTGTCATGACCGGATTTGCCATGTCGCTCGCCGGCGTGGGCATGGACGTCGTCGGACAGGCCCGCTCGCCCGACGAAGCGGCGGCCATGTACGCCGAAATGAAGCCGGACGTGCTGGTGCTCGACATCCGCTTCGGCACCGAGCTGACCGGGCTGGACGCCGCGCGCGGCCTGCTGGGCACTTATCCGGCCGCCAACATCGTCTTCCTCAGCCAGTTCGACCAGGACAGCCTGATCAAGGAAACCTACCGCCTCGGCGCGCGCGCCTTCGTCACCAAGGACTGCGATCCGGCCGACCTGGCCACCGCGGTGCGTCACGCGAACGACGGCAAGCTGTACTTCCTGCCGCAGATCGCCGAGCGCCTGGCCAACCTGTCGGTGCGCGGCGACGTCTCGCCGCAGTCGCAGCTCGACCAGCGCGGCCTCGAGATCTTCAAGCTGATGGCCGAAGGCCTGACCAACGCCGAGATCGCGGACAAGCTGAACCTGTCGACCAAGACCATCAGCAATATCAGCCAGTCGGTCAAGGAGAAGCTCGGCGTGCACCGCCAGGCCTACATCACCAAACTGGCCGTCAAGCACGGCCTGATCGAGCCCTAG